A window of Tautonia plasticadhaerens contains these coding sequences:
- a CDS encoding DUF1552 domain-containing protein has protein sequence MRPQSGSRLRAPFASLRRPIPRRRFLRGAAVAMALPLLESMAAPFARAAHGPEPRRMFCICNNLGVLPGPFFPEDEGAGYTPTPYLKLLDEHRADFTVLSGVSHPFVDGGHPSDVSFLTAAPHPASSSFRNSISLDQVVAERIGTLTRFPSLTLAVNGGRSLSWTRAGVAIPPEGRASEVFRQLFLQGTPAEVERQIREIDTGRSILDVVAEQARDLRRDLGARDRARLDQYESGVRDLEHRLQESRGWADRSKPKVDIPPPIDPASPAQYMARVQVMYDLARLAFETDSTRAITLMLNSVGTPVVQIDGATITDSYHNLSHHGMAD, from the coding sequence ATGAGACCGCAATCCGGGTCGAGACTCCGGGCCCCCTTCGCGTCGCTGCGGCGGCCGATCCCGCGCCGGCGGTTCCTCCGCGGCGCGGCCGTGGCGATGGCGCTGCCCCTCCTGGAATCGATGGCCGCACCGTTCGCGCGGGCGGCCCACGGCCCGGAGCCGCGGCGGATGTTCTGCATCTGCAACAACCTCGGCGTCCTGCCTGGGCCGTTCTTCCCCGAGGATGAGGGCGCGGGCTACACCCCGACGCCGTATCTGAAGCTCCTCGACGAGCACCGCGCCGACTTCACCGTGCTCAGCGGCGTGTCGCACCCGTTCGTCGACGGCGGGCACCCGTCGGACGTCAGCTTCCTGACCGCGGCCCCGCACCCGGCCAGCAGCTCGTTCCGCAACTCGATCTCGCTCGATCAGGTCGTGGCCGAGCGGATCGGGACGCTCACGCGGTTCCCCTCGCTCACCCTGGCCGTCAACGGCGGCCGCAGCCTCTCGTGGACCCGCGCCGGCGTGGCGATCCCGCCGGAGGGCCGGGCGTCGGAGGTGTTCCGGCAGCTCTTCCTGCAGGGGACGCCCGCCGAGGTCGAGCGGCAGATCCGCGAGATCGACACGGGGCGGAGCATCCTCGACGTCGTCGCCGAGCAGGCCAGGGACCTCCGGCGGGACCTCGGCGCGCGCGACCGGGCGCGCCTCGACCAGTACGAGTCCGGCGTGCGCGACCTGGAGCACCGGCTCCAGGAGTCGCGCGGCTGGGCCGACCGGTCGAAGCCGAAGGTCGACATCCCCCCCCCGATCGACCCGGCCAGCCCGGCGCAGTACATGGCCCGGGTGCAGGTCATGTACGACCTCGCGCGCCTGGCCTTCGAGACCGACTCGACCCGGGCGATCACCCTGATGCTCAACAGCGTCGGCACGCCGGTCGTGCAGATCGACGGCGCCACGATCACCGACAGCTACCACAACCTCTCACATCACGGGATGGCCGACTAG
- a CDS encoding endo-1,4-beta-xylanase encodes MTHARTIVLAILGGLGAPAAAAPADGPVIITFDEAETGRPMPSYEAQGVVFAPAHPPAKSRAAGRVMFFPHLKTPRKGILNAMADESIPVEARFPEPATGVTLVLWGSIGSAAVVEAYDADGNVVDRAARDAVPTRAGPEQPIPSFELTVEAPAIASVRFSGAPPGGYLVCDEVRVTPSADAETTIDGEPTEVEAAAGTLREAAEGRLLVGAAVMSRRLDDRGLATLVAEQFNCLTGENEFKPAPIHPQPDRFNFEGADRIVAFAQAHDMEVIGHTLCWHSQSPRWMYQGPDGEPLSRDEALRNLEGHIDAVMGHFKGKVVGWDVVNEAISDAGDDHLRNTLARRAIGHDYIVKAFELAHEADPDAELYYNDYDNEQPEKREKTLRLIRELKAAGVRLDAVGMQCHFRLDEPDAPDLLDRAIAAYAAEGVKVMLTELDVDVLPRRTRGADVVTRERGGADPYRDGLPPEVAEAQARYYARIFEVVRKHPGVVTRVTFWGTHDGASWLNSFPVRGRTNHPLLWDRDLEPKPAFEAVLETLATPGPGPSDPAVPGSHSEAGLPPQP; translated from the coding sequence ATGACGCACGCCCGAACGATCGTCCTGGCGATCCTCGGGGGCCTGGGGGCGCCCGCCGCCGCGGCCCCCGCCGATGGCCCGGTGATCATCACCTTCGACGAGGCGGAGACCGGCAGGCCGATGCCGAGCTATGAGGCTCAGGGCGTCGTGTTCGCCCCGGCGCACCCGCCGGCGAAGAGCCGCGCCGCCGGGAGGGTGATGTTCTTCCCGCACCTGAAGACGCCGCGGAAGGGCATCCTCAACGCGATGGCCGACGAGTCGATCCCGGTCGAAGCCCGCTTCCCGGAGCCGGCGACGGGCGTCACCCTCGTCCTCTGGGGCTCGATCGGCAGCGCGGCGGTCGTCGAGGCGTACGACGCCGACGGCAACGTGGTGGACCGGGCGGCCCGGGACGCGGTGCCGACGCGGGCCGGCCCGGAGCAGCCGATCCCGAGCTTCGAGCTGACGGTCGAAGCCCCGGCGATCGCGTCCGTCCGCTTCTCGGGAGCGCCGCCGGGCGGCTACCTGGTCTGCGACGAGGTGCGCGTCACGCCGTCGGCCGACGCGGAGACGACCATCGACGGTGAGCCGACGGAGGTCGAGGCCGCGGCCGGGACGCTGCGGGAGGCCGCCGAAGGTCGGCTCCTCGTCGGCGCCGCGGTCATGTCCCGGCGGCTCGACGACCGGGGGCTGGCGACGCTCGTCGCCGAGCAGTTCAACTGCCTCACCGGCGAGAACGAGTTCAAGCCCGCGCCCATCCACCCGCAGCCGGACCGGTTCAACTTCGAGGGCGCCGACCGGATCGTCGCCTTCGCCCAGGCCCACGACATGGAGGTGATCGGCCACACCCTCTGCTGGCACAGCCAGTCGCCGCGCTGGATGTACCAGGGCCCCGACGGCGAGCCGCTGTCGCGGGACGAGGCGCTGCGGAACCTCGAGGGCCACATCGACGCGGTCATGGGGCACTTCAAGGGGAAGGTCGTCGGCTGGGACGTGGTCAACGAGGCGATCAGCGACGCGGGGGACGATCACCTGCGCAACACCCTGGCGCGCCGGGCGATCGGCCACGACTACATCGTCAAGGCGTTCGAGCTGGCCCACGAGGCCGACCCCGACGCCGAGCTGTACTACAACGACTACGACAACGAGCAGCCCGAGAAGCGCGAGAAGACGCTCCGCCTGATCCGCGAGCTGAAGGCCGCCGGCGTGCGCCTCGACGCGGTCGGGATGCAGTGCCATTTCCGGCTGGACGAGCCCGACGCGCCCGACCTGCTGGACCGGGCGATCGCGGCGTACGCGGCCGAGGGCGTGAAGGTCATGCTCACCGAGCTCGACGTGGACGTCCTGCCGCGCCGCACCCGCGGCGCCGACGTCGTCACCCGCGAGCGGGGCGGGGCCGACCCGTATCGGGACGGCCTGCCGCCCGAGGTCGCCGAGGCCCAGGCCCGCTACTACGCCCGGATCTTCGAGGTCGTCCGGAAGCATCCCGGCGTGGTCACGCGCGTCACCTTCTGGGGCACGCACGACGGGGCGTCCTGGCTGAACTCCTTCCCGGTGCGCGGCCGCACGAATCACCCGCTGCTCTGGGACCGGGACCTCGAGCCCAAGCCCGCCTTCGAGGCCGTCCTCGAGACCCTGGCCACGCCGGGACCGGGCCCGAGCGACCCCGCGGTGCCCGGAAGCCACTCCGAGGCAGGGCTCCCTCCGCAACCCTGA
- a CDS encoding site-specific integrase, producing the protein MAGRHYLTKPEINALYFATYKMERPRGWDGPLPVGRYWRAALVVFFNYGVDTGTVWPSTPAHEPILWRHVIWDRQSPDRQAKEQSPWGWLFYRRVKTGKAFYRPMNRVVHAHLRGLMPDDPRPDAPVFLGGGARPNARFQLLCGLAGIKPRFDVETGKEEPWELKDLRKTCATYHDEHVPESSVEILGHSVGGITYRHYAHRAPLAFRAIMTLPQPSAFSTILRGNDGECPCCRRRFADAA; encoded by the coding sequence GTGGCCGGCCGCCACTACCTGACCAAGCCCGAGATCAACGCCTTGTACTTCGCCACCTACAAGATGGAGCGGCCGCGGGGCTGGGACGGCCCGCTGCCCGTCGGCCGGTACTGGCGCGCCGCCCTGGTCGTCTTCTTCAACTACGGCGTGGACACCGGGACCGTCTGGCCGTCGACGCCGGCCCACGAGCCGATCCTCTGGCGGCACGTCATCTGGGACCGGCAGTCGCCGGACCGGCAGGCCAAGGAGCAGTCGCCATGGGGCTGGCTGTTCTACCGCCGGGTGAAGACCGGCAAGGCGTTCTACCGGCCGATGAACCGGGTCGTACACGCGCACCTGCGGGGACTCATGCCGGACGACCCGCGGCCCGACGCGCCCGTGTTCCTCGGCGGCGGGGCCCGCCCCAACGCCCGTTTCCAGTTGCTGTGCGGCCTCGCCGGCATCAAGCCGAGGTTCGACGTCGAGACCGGTAAGGAGGAGCCCTGGGAGCTGAAAGACCTGAGAAAGACCTGCGCGACCTACCACGACGAGCACGTGCCGGAGTCGTCGGTGGAGATCCTCGGCCACTCGGTCGGCGGGATCACGTATCGCCACTACGCCCACCGGGCCCCGCTGGCCTTCCGGGCGATCATGACGCTGCCGCAGCCGTCGGCATTCTCGACCATCCTGAGGGGCAACGATGGCGAGTGCCCGTGCTGCCGGAGGCGGTTCGCCGACGCCGCCTGA
- a CDS encoding DUF1559 family PulG-like putative transporter, giving the protein MRARRNGFTLIELLVVIAIIGILIALLLPAVQGAREAARRAQCTNNLKQIGISCHNYVSTFNVLPFGKGPSYDQLIPGTPFYARWSSHSQLLLYIEQGNLFNSINFELAPETPGMAGDVPFMPPYQNTNRANATASRTQVSTFLCPSDGGPFVDGWPGGNSYLGNMQTWACDLGDRNPAVVAPAEKPRGVFYYLSGVSLASITDGTSNTAFFSEKIRGTGTRDGDARSDSLITASPTTLDETYQNCTSTNPQTTPRLTMVQGASWVMGEMCCTQYNHVSTPNTATCAGLGFANNSMANMPMQVPPSSDHPGGVNTLFGDGTVRFVKDGVSLQTYRALGTRNGGETVSADSY; this is encoded by the coding sequence ATGCGCGCACGCCGGAACGGCTTCACGCTGATCGAATTGCTCGTCGTCATCGCCATCATCGGCATCCTGATCGCCCTGCTCCTGCCCGCCGTCCAGGGGGCACGCGAGGCGGCGCGGCGGGCCCAGTGCACGAACAATCTCAAGCAGATCGGCATCTCCTGCCACAATTACGTCTCCACCTTCAACGTCTTGCCGTTCGGCAAGGGGCCTAGCTACGACCAGCTCATCCCGGGGACCCCGTTCTATGCCCGCTGGTCCAGCCACAGCCAGTTGCTGCTCTACATCGAGCAGGGCAACCTCTTCAACAGCATCAACTTCGAGCTCGCTCCGGAGACGCCCGGCATGGCCGGGGACGTCCCGTTCATGCCGCCGTATCAGAACACGAACCGGGCGAACGCCACCGCGTCGCGGACCCAGGTGTCGACGTTCCTCTGCCCCTCGGACGGTGGCCCGTTCGTCGACGGGTGGCCCGGGGGCAACAGCTACCTTGGCAACATGCAGACCTGGGCGTGTGACCTGGGAGACCGCAACCCGGCGGTGGTCGCCCCGGCCGAGAAGCCGCGCGGCGTCTTCTATTATTTGAGCGGGGTGAGCCTCGCGAGCATCACGGACGGGACGAGCAACACGGCCTTCTTCAGCGAGAAGATCCGGGGGACCGGTACGAGGGACGGCGACGCTCGTTCCGACTCCCTGATCACGGCATCGCCGACGACCCTGGACGAGACCTATCAGAACTGCACGTCCACGAACCCCCAGACGACCCCTCGCCTGACGATGGTCCAGGGCGCGAGCTGGGTGATGGGCGAGATGTGCTGCACACAGTACAACCACGTCTCGACGCCGAACACGGCCACCTGCGCGGGACTGGGCTTCGCCAACAACAGCATGGCCAACATGCCGATGCAGGTCCCGCCCTCGAGCGATCACCCGGGCGGCGTCAACACGCTCTTCGGCGACGGGACCGTCCGGTTCGTCAAGGACGGCGTCTCGCTCCAGACCTATCGCGCCCTGGGCACGCGGAATGGCGGGGAAACCGTCTCCGCGGACTCCTATTGA
- a CDS encoding heavy metal-binding domain-containing protein, which yields MRIPAALLVVAIVAGQWETLRNRWDTLTRPRSTADPAMLAVTNDVEYFCPMDPGVVSGWPGKCGVCHMALVVRKKGDATMLPDGVVARMQLSPYRVQLAGILTSPVDFRPLMRTREATGVVDRLEDRARVRCEVAARRAPWIAVGQEAEIRSPDLPEFGARLGKVAAVTPQVVDGFETLQAEVEVDDAEGGLRPGMVAEVTFRVPAAGLEPFRSLPSDPPPRRAGEPVQVYACVEHPDSIGLIPGRCPEDQLPRMLLNLDDRQRVRWWCPMHPEVTDDRPGSDCAECGGMELRPRLVTFRPAGQVLAVPESAVVDSGSSTVVFVESMPGMFDGVEVELGARCGDAYPVIRGLEAGQTIVIRGAFLLDAETRLNPSLTASYFGAARRQAEASAVALGAATRADPAGGAEAEALASLPPGDLELARRQGTCPVTGMPLGSMGRPIRVEVDGRVVFLCCSGCEGKLRRDPARYLGGATGAGTDQP from the coding sequence TTGCGAATCCCGGCGGCCTTGCTGGTGGTAGCGATCGTGGCCGGGCAATGGGAAACGCTCCGCAACCGCTGGGACACGCTGACCCGGCCCCGTTCGACGGCAGACCCCGCCATGCTCGCGGTGACGAACGACGTGGAGTACTTCTGCCCGATGGATCCCGGCGTCGTCTCGGGATGGCCGGGGAAGTGCGGCGTCTGCCACATGGCCCTCGTCGTGCGGAAGAAGGGCGACGCCACGATGCTCCCCGACGGGGTCGTCGCCCGGATGCAGCTCTCGCCCTATCGGGTGCAGCTCGCCGGCATCCTCACCTCCCCGGTGGACTTCCGGCCGCTCATGCGGACCAGGGAAGCGACCGGCGTGGTGGACCGGCTCGAGGATCGGGCCCGGGTCCGTTGCGAGGTCGCCGCCCGCCGCGCCCCCTGGATCGCGGTGGGCCAGGAGGCCGAGATCCGCTCCCCCGACCTGCCCGAATTCGGAGCGCGGCTCGGGAAGGTCGCGGCCGTGACGCCGCAGGTCGTCGACGGCTTCGAGACCCTCCAGGCCGAGGTGGAGGTCGACGACGCGGAAGGAGGGCTCCGGCCCGGGATGGTGGCGGAGGTGACGTTCCGGGTCCCCGCGGCCGGGCTGGAGCCATTCCGCTCGCTGCCATCCGACCCGCCGCCGCGACGCGCGGGCGAGCCGGTCCAGGTCTATGCCTGCGTCGAACACCCCGACTCGATCGGCCTGATCCCCGGGCGATGCCCAGAGGACCAGCTCCCCCGCATGCTGCTCAACCTCGACGACCGGCAGCGGGTGCGCTGGTGGTGCCCGATGCATCCGGAGGTGACGGATGACCGGCCGGGTTCCGATTGCGCCGAGTGCGGCGGCATGGAGCTGAGGCCCCGGCTCGTGACCTTCCGCCCCGCCGGGCAGGTGCTGGCCGTGCCGGAGTCCGCGGTCGTCGACTCCGGGTCGAGCACCGTCGTCTTCGTCGAGAGCATGCCGGGCATGTTCGACGGCGTGGAGGTGGAGCTCGGGGCCCGATGCGGCGACGCCTACCCTGTGATCCGTGGCCTCGAGGCGGGCCAGACGATCGTGATCCGCGGCGCGTTCCTGCTCGACGCCGAGACCCGCCTGAACCCGAGCCTGACCGCCAGCTACTTCGGTGCGGCCCGTCGGCAGGCCGAGGCGTCGGCCGTCGCCCTCGGGGCTGCCACACGGGCGGACCCGGCGGGCGGGGCGGAGGCCGAGGCCCTCGCGTCGCTCCCGCCGGGCGACCTCGAGCTGGCCCGGCGACAGGGCACCTGCCCCGTGACGGGGATGCCGCTCGGCTCGATGGGTCGGCCGATCCGGGTGGAGGTCGACGGGCGGGTGGTCTTCCTCTGCTGTTCGGGCTGCGAAGGCAAGCTCCGGCGTGACCCGGCGCGGTATCTCGGCGGCGCAACCGGAGCGGGCACCGACCAGCCATGA
- a CDS encoding efflux RND transporter permease subunit, producing MIDAIITYSIRHRGVVIAAGVVLGILGAWAAWTTPVDAIPDLSDNQVIVFVEWKGHGPREIEEQATYPLALGLQGLRGVRVVRSSSEVGFAMISVILEDRVAMAEGRRRVDERVARLRDRLPEGATAVLGPDSPATGQIYWYNLEGGGLDLGQLRDLQDWYVGPQLSSVPGVAEVASVGGFPTEYEVAVDPLRLAAEGVTLRDVMDAVAESNAGAGGHVIHKGNAEYVVRGVGWLGASPEPGDSSFDRTRAIRDLEDVVVPRSDPAGPVRLGEVARMSIAPGYRRGALEKDGNEVAGGVVLIASGENPLEVTRRIKAKVREIEPGLPDGVRIVPFYDRTPLIEGAIRTVTGTVVEAIATASLCVLLILLHVRTSFVIALTLPLAALSSFLIMAALRHLGILDLQANAMSLAGIAISVGVLVDSSIVMAENVMHRLHGHSGGRPVRGDTRDVVLPACLAVGRPIVFSVAIMLLSFLPVFALGGIEGKMFRPLAYTKSFALLSVAVLAITLVPALCTVFIRGRIRSDRENPLVRGVIEVYRPVLSYMLDHPVVLAWIIGATFLLGFAPLGSRPLFLATLAAAFTATAALAKRRRTMILAPASLLVLALWADQVITPLEREFMVPLDEGMVMDMPITVPRASVTQAVDDLKARDMALCRFPEVEMVVGKAGRAETPTDPAPIDMIESMVSFRPRAFWPRRSLRRPDARRQAVEVLDALVEGGMVRPPADRAARDRLLDEAVDAALPTFDVVLREFASQRNLDLVRRSGGRSPLSLHPSDPEDARLVPIWYEHVKQLNSDLIDRGAAVFTRLILVELLARAEISSPETVAMLAERQRIRAAGIASLAAAAERGPISGSAAGEHHHHHATVDPLLLPPQPPLDRLEAYLAARLARRLLLWKVDRDQLVGFGGELDRVVSMPGWTNVWTMPIQNRVDMLATGVNTMVGVRVMGRDLDDVVLASERIAAAVGAVAGAADVIADPVRGKPYLEIRFDRARAARLGVSIGEANEVIEAALAGKAVTTTAEGRVRHPVVVRYRRDRRQDEDAVRDLLVPARGGSAASPRLVPLDEVADVLVVEGPATIKGENGFLRNYVRMNVRGRDAAAFVAEARRVVAGSVELPPGVFVEWTGQFEHEVRSRRTLAVVVPLVVALIFLLLYWTYHDLADAALMMLAVPGAVAGGLFFQWCLGFKLSVTVWVGYIACFGMATSTGIIMLVYLREAVERAGGLGSMGLDELRRAVLDGAAHRLRPKLLTEGTVVIGLAPMLWSSGVASEVIRPMVAPVMGGILVADEVIDLLLPVLFYWVRRSRWHRLHAGRGQVPQDVDPAATPVPVGGAAPIARDNSEPTGDLRSPMTSPEPDVCRH from the coding sequence ATGATCGACGCGATCATCACCTATTCGATCCGGCACCGGGGGGTGGTCATCGCCGCCGGGGTGGTGCTCGGGATCCTGGGCGCCTGGGCCGCCTGGACGACGCCCGTCGACGCGATCCCCGACCTGTCCGATAACCAAGTCATCGTCTTCGTCGAGTGGAAGGGGCACGGCCCTCGCGAGATCGAGGAACAGGCGACCTACCCCTTGGCCCTCGGGCTCCAGGGCCTGCGCGGGGTGCGGGTGGTCCGCTCGTCGAGCGAGGTCGGGTTCGCGATGATCAGCGTGATCCTCGAGGACCGGGTCGCGATGGCCGAGGGGCGGCGGCGGGTCGACGAGCGGGTCGCCCGCCTTCGAGACCGGCTGCCGGAGGGCGCGACGGCCGTGCTCGGGCCGGACTCCCCGGCCACGGGACAGATTTACTGGTACAACCTCGAAGGCGGCGGCCTCGACCTCGGCCAGCTCCGCGACCTCCAGGACTGGTACGTCGGCCCGCAGCTCAGCTCGGTCCCCGGCGTGGCCGAGGTGGCCAGCGTGGGCGGGTTCCCGACCGAGTACGAGGTCGCGGTCGACCCGCTGCGGCTCGCCGCCGAGGGCGTGACGCTCCGGGACGTGATGGACGCCGTCGCGGAGTCGAACGCCGGCGCCGGCGGGCACGTGATCCACAAGGGGAATGCCGAGTACGTGGTCCGGGGCGTCGGCTGGCTCGGGGCGTCGCCCGAGCCGGGAGATTCGTCCTTCGACCGCACCCGGGCGATCCGCGACCTGGAGGACGTGGTCGTGCCTCGGTCCGACCCGGCCGGCCCGGTCCGGCTCGGCGAGGTGGCCCGGATGTCGATCGCGCCGGGATACCGCCGCGGGGCTCTCGAGAAGGACGGCAACGAGGTCGCCGGCGGCGTCGTGCTCATCGCCAGCGGCGAGAACCCGCTGGAGGTCACGCGACGGATCAAGGCGAAGGTGCGCGAGATCGAGCCCGGCCTCCCCGACGGCGTGCGGATCGTCCCGTTCTACGACCGCACGCCGCTGATCGAGGGGGCAATCAGGACGGTCACGGGCACGGTCGTCGAGGCGATCGCGACGGCCTCGCTGTGCGTCCTGCTGATCCTGCTCCACGTCCGCACCTCGTTCGTCATCGCCTTGACGCTGCCCCTGGCGGCGCTCTCCTCGTTCCTGATCATGGCGGCGCTCCGGCACCTCGGGATCCTCGACCTCCAGGCCAACGCGATGTCGCTGGCGGGCATCGCCATCTCCGTCGGCGTCCTCGTCGACTCGTCGATCGTGATGGCCGAGAACGTGATGCACCGGCTGCACGGCCATTCCGGCGGGCGTCCGGTGCGGGGCGACACGCGTGACGTGGTGCTGCCGGCCTGCCTGGCGGTCGGCCGGCCGATCGTCTTCTCGGTGGCGATCATGCTCCTGTCGTTCCTCCCGGTGTTCGCGCTCGGGGGCATCGAGGGGAAGATGTTCCGCCCGCTCGCCTACACGAAGTCGTTCGCCCTGCTGTCGGTGGCCGTGCTGGCCATCACGCTGGTGCCCGCCCTCTGCACGGTCTTCATCCGGGGCAGGATCCGATCGGACCGCGAGAACCCGCTGGTGAGGGGCGTGATCGAGGTCTACCGGCCGGTCCTCTCGTACATGCTCGACCACCCGGTCGTGCTGGCCTGGATCATCGGCGCGACGTTCCTCCTCGGATTCGCCCCGCTCGGCAGCCGGCCGCTGTTCCTCGCGACGCTGGCCGCCGCCTTCACGGCGACGGCGGCGCTGGCGAAGCGACGCCGCACCATGATCCTGGCGCCGGCGAGCCTGCTCGTCCTCGCCCTCTGGGCCGACCAGGTCATCACGCCCCTGGAGCGGGAGTTCATGGTCCCGCTCGACGAGGGGATGGTCATGGACATGCCCATCACGGTGCCGCGAGCCTCAGTGACCCAGGCCGTCGACGACCTGAAGGCGCGCGACATGGCGCTCTGCCGCTTCCCCGAGGTGGAGATGGTCGTCGGCAAGGCCGGCCGCGCAGAGACGCCCACCGACCCCGCGCCGATCGACATGATCGAGTCGATGGTCAGCTTCCGGCCCCGGGCCTTCTGGCCCCGCCGCAGTCTCCGACGCCCCGACGCGCGCCGCCAGGCGGTGGAGGTGCTCGACGCCCTCGTGGAGGGCGGGATGGTCCGCCCCCCGGCGGATCGAGCGGCCCGAGACCGCCTGCTAGACGAGGCGGTCGACGCCGCCTTGCCGACCTTCGACGTGGTGCTCCGCGAGTTCGCCAGCCAGCGCAACCTGGATCTGGTGCGGCGTTCCGGCGGGCGTTCGCCGCTCTCCCTCCACCCGTCCGACCCCGAGGATGCCCGGCTTGTCCCGATCTGGTATGAGCATGTGAAGCAACTCAACAGCGACCTAATCGACCGCGGGGCCGCGGTCTTCACCCGACTGATCCTGGTGGAACTGCTGGCGAGGGCCGAGATCTCCTCACCCGAGACGGTCGCGATGCTCGCCGAGCGCCAGCGGATCCGCGCGGCGGGGATCGCCAGCCTGGCTGCCGCCGCGGAGCGGGGGCCAATTTCGGGCTCGGCAGCGGGCGAACACCATCACCACCACGCGACCGTCGACCCGCTCCTCCTGCCCCCGCAGCCTCCCCTCGACCGGCTGGAGGCGTACCTGGCCGCACGCTTGGCACGCCGGCTCTTGCTCTGGAAGGTCGACCGCGACCAGTTGGTCGGGTTCGGTGGTGAGCTGGACCGCGTCGTCTCGATGCCGGGCTGGACGAACGTCTGGACGATGCCGATCCAGAACCGCGTCGACATGCTCGCGACCGGGGTAAATACCATGGTCGGCGTCCGCGTGATGGGCCGCGACCTCGACGACGTCGTGCTCGCCTCCGAGCGGATCGCCGCCGCGGTCGGGGCCGTGGCCGGGGCCGCCGACGTGATCGCCGACCCGGTGCGCGGCAAGCCCTACCTCGAGATCCGCTTCGACCGCGCCCGGGCCGCTCGACTTGGCGTGAGCATCGGCGAGGCCAACGAGGTGATCGAGGCCGCGCTGGCGGGCAAGGCCGTCACCACCACCGCCGAGGGGCGCGTGCGGCACCCGGTCGTCGTCCGCTACCGTCGCGACCGCCGGCAGGACGAGGACGCGGTGCGCGACCTGCTCGTGCCCGCCCGCGGCGGCTCGGCGGCCAGCCCCCGGCTGGTGCCCCTGGACGAGGTGGCCGACGTCCTGGTGGTCGAGGGCCCGGCGACGATCAAGGGCGAGAACGGCTTCCTCCGGAACTATGTCCGCATGAACGTGCGTGGCCGCGACGCCGCCGCGTTCGTGGCGGAGGCCCGCCGCGTCGTCGCCGGGTCGGTGGAGCTGCCGCCCGGGGTGTTCGTGGAGTGGACCGGGCAGTTCGAGCACGAGGTCCGCTCTCGGCGGACGCTCGCGGTGGTGGTCCCCCTGGTCGTGGCCCTGATCTTCCTGCTGCTGTACTGGACGTACCACGACCTCGCCGACGCCGCCCTGATGATGCTCGCCGTCCCGGGGGCGGTGGCCGGCGGGCTGTTCTTCCAGTGGTGTCTCGGCTTCAAGCTGTCGGTGACGGTCTGGGTCGGATACATCGCCTGCTTCGGCATGGCGACCTCGACCGGCATCATCATGCTGGTCTACCTGCGCGAGGCGGTGGAGCGGGCCGGCGGGCTCGGGAGCATGGGGCTCGACGAATTGCGACGAGCCGTGCTCGACGGCGCGGCCCACCGGCTCCGCCCCAAGCTGCTCACCGAGGGAACCGTGGTGATCGGGCTGGCCCCCATGCTCTGGTCGAGTGGGGTCGCCTCAGAGGTCATCCGGCCCATGGTCGCGCCGGTGATGGGCGGCATCCTCGTCGCCGACGAGGTCATCGACCTTCTCCTTCCCGTCCTGTTCTATTGGGTGCGCCGGTCGCGCTGGCACCGGCTCCACGCCGGTCGAGGTCAGGTCCCCCAGGACGTCGACCCCGCGGCGACTCCCGTCCCTGTCGGGGGAGCCGCTCCGATCGCCCGCGACAATAGCGAGCCGACGGGCGATCTCCGGTCCCCGATGACCTCACCCGAGCCCGACGTATGCCGGCATTGA